One Urocitellus parryii isolate mUroPar1 chromosome 9, mUroPar1.hap1, whole genome shotgun sequence DNA segment encodes these proteins:
- the Etnk2 gene encoding ethanolamine kinase 2, with protein MAVPPSAPLPCSPFYLRRQAPCPQCSWGMEEKAAASAGCREPPGPPRAAAVPCFSVWVDQDDILPGALRLIQELRPHWKPEQVQTKRFTDGITNKLVACYVEEDMQDCVLVRVYGERTELLVDRENEVRNFQLLRAHGCAPKLYCTFQNGLCYEYMQGVALGPEHIQDPRLFRLIALEMAKIHAIHANGSLPKPTLWHKMHNYFTLVKNEIHPSLSADVPKLEVLEWELSWLKEHLSQLDSPVVFCHNDLLCKNIIYDSAKGHVRFIDYEYTGYNYQAFDIGNHFNEFAGVNEVDYSRYPSRETQLQWLLYYLQAQKGTAVTPREVERLYVQVNKFALASHFLWALWALIQNQYSTINFDFLRYAVIRFNQYFKVKPQVSALEMPK; from the exons ATGGCTGTGCCCCCTTCGGCTCCTCTGCCGTGCTCGCCCTTTTACCTGCGGAGGCAGGCGCCTTGCCCGCAGTGCTCATGGGGCATGGAGGAGAAGGCAGCGGCCAGCGCGGGTTGCCGGGAGCCGCCGGGCCCCCCGAGGGCCGCCGCTGTCCCGTGCTTCAGCGTCTGGGTGGACCAGGACGACATCCTCCCGGGCGCCCTGCGCCTCATCCAGGAGCTGCGGCCGCATTGGAAGCCGGAGCAAGTTCAGACCAAG CGCTTCACTGATGGCATCACCAACAAGCTGGTGGCCTGCTACGTGGAGGAGGACATGCAGGACTGCGTGCTGGTCCGGGTGTACGGGGAGCGCACAGAGCTGCTGGTAGACCGGGAGAATGAGGTCAGGAACTTCCAGCTGCTGCGAGCACATGGCTGTGCTCCCAAACTCTACTGTACCTTTCAGAATGGGCTGTGCTACGAGTACATGCAGGGCGTGGCCCTGGGGCCTGAGCACATCCAAGATCCCCGGCTCTTCAG GTTAATTGCCTTAGAAATGGCAAAGATTCACGCCATCCACGCCAATGGCAGCCTGCCCAAGCCGACCCTGTGGCACAAGATGCACAATTATTTCACGCTGGTGAAGAATGAGATCCACCCCAG CCTCTCTGCAGATGTCCCTAAGTTGGAGGTGTTGGAATGGGAGCTGTCCTGGCTGAAGGAGCACTTGTCCCAGCTGGATTCCCCGGTGGTGTTCTGTCACAATGACCTGCTCTGCAAGAACATCATCTATGATAGTGCCAAAG gtcaCGTGCGGTTCATCGACTACGAGTACACGGGCTACAACTACCAGGCCTTTGACATTGGCAACCACTTCAACGAGTTTGCAG GTGTGAATGAGGTCGACTACAGCAGGTACCCGTCGAGGGAGACCCAGCTGCAGTGGCTGCTCTACTACCTGCAGGCACAGAAGGGGACAGCTGTGACCCCCAGGGAGGTGGAGCGGCTCTATGTGCAAGTCAACAAATTTGCCCTG GCATCTCACTTCTTGTGGGCTCTCTGGGCCCTCATCCAGAACCAGTACTCCACCATCAACTTTGATTTCCTCAG GTACGCAGTGATCCGATTCAACCAGTACTTCAAGGTGAAGCCTCAAGTCTCAGCCTTGGAGATGCCAAAGTGA